The sequence GCATTGTTGTGCGTCGTGCCCACGATCAGATTGACGTTAGTCAACATGCCCTTCTCATCTGTCGTGTAATCGTGGATGAGCGTGCCCCGGGGAGCTTCCACGCACCCGACGCCACGGGCTGCACGCGGCTCAACCTTCTTTCGGGTTTCAACACTCGTGATCTCCGGATCGTCAAGCAAGCGGATCACATTCTCAGCGTTGTAGAGCAATTCAATGAGTCGCGCCCAGTGATAGAGCAACGTCAATTGCGCCGGACGACCGAAGTTCCTGCGGAATTCTTCCAGTTCCGCCTGCGCAAGCGGCGTATCAATGTAATCGCACACGTTGATGGGCGCCAGCGTGTTGGCCCGATAGATGCCGTTCGGATGATCGAGGTCCATCGAAAAGGCTCCCGCCCGCTTGTCGTAGGGGAACTTCAGGTAGCTCCAGGGCTCGATGTGTTCGGCGATGTAGTCAGTGTACCGCTCGTAAGGGAACTCGACATACGAACCGTCCTTGGACATCAAGCGAAGCTTCCCGTCATAGAGATTCAGTGCGCCATCATCGGTCACCGTGCCGAGGAAGCCCGTCTCGATGACGCCGAGCGATTTCACCGTGTCGAGATACTGCGGGAAGATGTTCTCCTTGGCATACTTGATGGAGAACTTAGCCAGTTCGAGGGCTTCGTCGGCCATCTTCCTGAGCTGATCGCGCTCGGCGGACAGGAGCGGCTTGCTGAATCCGCCCGGCACCGACGCATCGGGATGAATGGCCTTGCCGGCGATGATCTCCAGCATCTTCGCGCAGAGATGGCGCACGCGAACGACCTGTCGGGCGAGATCGGGCGCTTTGCCGATGATGCCGATGACGTTGCGCACCGACGGGTCAGCGTCGGGTCCCATCACGAAGTCAGCGCCGGCGAGAAAATAGAAGTGCAGAATGTGCTCCTCCATGTAGGCGATGCTGTTGCAGAGTTCGCGGAGTTTCCTTCCGGCCGGCGGCGGCTCCACGCCGAAGACGGCGTCGGCGGCTTTGCTCGCGGCCAGATGATGCGACCAGGGACACACTCCGCAAATGCGCGTGACGATGCGGGGCATTTCCTCGACAGGTCGGCCAATGCAAAACTTCTCGAAACCACGCAGCTCGATGACGTTTACGCGGGTGTCCTGCACGTTGCCCGTGTCGTCCAGTTGAATGGTGACCTTCGCATGGCCTTCGATGCGAGAGACAGGTTGAATGACCAGTGTCTTCATACGGGCCTCCCTCCTTTCGGCACGGGGCGCAAGCGACCCTGCGCACCCGCAAACCGATTGAATGTGGCCGCCCGATCGGGAATTTGTTTAGCATCGAGACCGATCGAAGCGAGCGCGCCCATCATATCCACCATGGGATTGGCCGTATCCGAGAGCGGGCCGAAGCAGCCACGACACGGCATGTAGACACGGATGCAACGGGGCACACCTTCCTTGCCGCCGCACCCGGCTTTGGTCGCTGGACCGAGGCAAAGATATCCCTGCTCCATGATGCAACGCACGGTGTTCAGCGGCTCGCCCGGTTTGAAGTCAATCGGCTCGAGCGGTCGCTTCAGTGTGGAGACGGCCTTCTTTTCTCGAATGAGCGGACATTCATCGCACACGCTCTTGCCCGATAGCGCGAAGGGCTTCCCTTCGAGGAGCGCCGTCAATGCCTCGACAAACAGTTCCGGCGTCGTCGGACAGCCGGGAAGCTTAATGTCCACGGGAACAACTTCATGGACAGCATAGACCCGGTCGGTGAGCGGCGGAATCTGTTCGCCGGGGATGCCATCG is a genomic window of Blastocatellia bacterium containing:
- a CDS encoding Ni/Fe hydrogenase subunit alpha; translated protein: MKTLVIQPVSRIEGHAKVTIQLDDTGNVQDTRVNVIELRGFEKFCIGRPVEEMPRIVTRICGVCPWSHHLAASKAADAVFGVEPPPAGRKLRELCNSIAYMEEHILHFYFLAGADFVMGPDADPSVRNVIGIIGKAPDLARQVVRVRHLCAKMLEIIAGKAIHPDASVPGGFSKPLLSAERDQLRKMADEALELAKFSIKYAKENIFPQYLDTVKSLGVIETGFLGTVTDDGALNLYDGKLRLMSKDGSYVEFPYERYTDYIAEHIEPWSYLKFPYDKRAGAFSMDLDHPNGIYRANTLAPINVCDYIDTPLAQAELEEFRRNFGRPAQLTLLYHWARLIELLYNAENVIRLLDDPEITSVETRKKVEPRAARGVGCVEAPRGTLIHDYTTDEKGMLTNVNLIVGTTHNNAPINMSVKQAAKSLIRDGKYDQGILNRIEMAIRAYDPCLSCATHKFDGTLAVKIDIYDHTGQLVESLAN
- a CDS encoding methyl viologen-reducing hydrogenase, encoding MALRLAQEWFAICGGCEVTILDVGEPLLDILPQLEIVHMPVLMDHKLYGQTGEGTEPEIPEADVGIITGGIRNEENKRLAQEMRRKCKTLIAMGSCACYGGIPALANLSTVQDLYEKVYRDSVSTDPDGIPGEQIPPLTDRVYAVHEVVPVDIKLPGCPTTPELFVEALTALLEGKPFALSGKSVCDECPLIREKKAVSTLKRPLEPIDFKPGEPLNTVRCIMEQGYLCLGPATKAGCGGKEGVPRCIRVYMPCRGCFGPLSDTANPMVDMMGALASIGLDAKQIPDRAATFNRFAGAQGRLRPVPKGGRPV